One window of Amaranthus tricolor cultivar Red isolate AtriRed21 chromosome 13, ASM2621246v1, whole genome shotgun sequence genomic DNA carries:
- the LOC130797895 gene encoding ABC transporter C family member 3-like encodes MVKGSLKSESQDVTKLEEPLLNYGDPNAISKHEVKGCDIVTPYENAGLFNCLTFSWLTPLFSLGVKKKTLDLDDIPQLGTHNSVFGAFPVFQTKLLKSSLPDNDHGVNSSTSRLVTTEFGLAKAYFLSTWKELLWTALLALLYTFARYVTPFLIDSFVQCLDGRGKFENQGYYLVLIFCSATFLEGLIRRHWIFKTQQIGIRLRAVTTVMIYNKCLILPSLTSKLEGGCSGGELINAVAVDVETIQGFIVYIHDTWLIFLQIFLALLILYCNLGLLAACGAFVVTLCFMLANFFFMKWQEKFQRKLMGSKDNRMKSTMEILKNMRVLKFQGWEMSFLSKILQLREVEMKWLKKYLYSSVVLNFFCGSGPTVVALVAFGSSVYMGIPLELGKILSALATFRILQEPIFLLPDTISLLIQAWVSLGRIATFLSLDELQDDVLQKLPLGSSNLAIEIVGGSFTWDKTSSSTIETLKDINFKVSHGMKVGICGTVGAGKSSLLSCILGEMPCISGAVKMCGTKAYVPQSPWIQSGTVQENILFGKQMDAEKYDQVLGACCLKKDLEILSFGDQTIIGERGINLSGGQKQRIQIARALYHDVDIYLFDDPFSAVDAHTGSHIFKEVLHGLLSEKTVLYVTHQVEFLNTADIIVVMKNGRIAQIGKYDEILNPGSDFIQLVGARSATMSTLDSNMAAATDGNVIVRHGVVNGEAHDEKTASLGTAAQLIKEEQREKGGVGFSVYWKYVTTTYRGVFVFFIILANILLQVLQLGSTYWLAWAAPSADIQPVVSRSTLMIVYASFTLGICFCTVFVDIFIVIIGYRTATTLFRKMLQSIFHAPMSFFDATPSGRILNRCSKDQSALETQISSMLEGVISNAIRLLFMVALMSTVAWQVLVIFIPLIFASIWYQQYYMPLSRELSRLSGVCEAPVIQYFSETISGITTIRSFDQESRFQPRYMKIVDAYSRPEFHKAAAMKWLLLRLDTFSCITFAFLLVFALYFADRIHPVIAGLAVTYGLTINGMLAGMIWCLCHLENKMISVERILQYLTIPSEAPQIIQSKRPDVSWPSHGEISIHNLQVRYAPHLPLVLHGVTCNFPGERKTGIVGRTGSGKSTLIQALFRIVEPTTGQIIIDDINISSIGLQDLRSRLSIIPQDPTMFRGTIRSNLDPLEQYTDEQIWETLDKCQLGDEVRKMEQKLDANVNENGENWSMGQRQLVCLGRVLLKKSKVLVLDEATASVDTATDNRIQLTLRQYFSDCTIITIAHRITSVLDSDVVVLLSHGVVEEYDAPERLLQNKSSLFSQLVAEYTTRSSTTQMPNLTK; translated from the exons ATGGTTAAAG GGTCTTTAAAAAGTGAGAGTCAAGATGTCACTAAACTTGAAGAACCTCTTTTGAATTATGGAGATCCTAATGCAATTAGTAAGCATGAAGTCAAAGGGTGCGATATTGTGACCCCTTATGAAAATGCTGGTCTTTTCAATTGTCTCACTTTCTCTTGGTTAACTCCCTTATTTTCTTTGGGGGTAAAGAAAAAAACTTTAGACCTTGATGATATCCCTCAACTAGGCACTCATAATAGTGTATTTGGAGCATTTCCAGTGTTCCAAACTAAGCTTCTTAAGTCATCATTGCCGGATAATGATCATGGTGTTAATAGTAGTACTAGTAGATTAGTTACTACTGAATTTGGACTTGCAAAAGCCTATTTCTTGTCGACGTGGAAGGAACTTCTTTGGACTGCTCTTTTGGCTTTACTATATACGTTTGCTCGTTATGTTACACCATTTCTCATtgatagttttgttcaatgccTTGATGGGAGAGGAAAATTCGAAAATCAGGGCTATTATCTTGTGCTGATCTTTTGTAGTGCAACTTTTCTCGAGGGTTTAATACGAAGACACTGGATATTTAAGACACAACAAATCGGAATTAGGCTTCGTGCAGTAACAACTGTTATGATTTACAATAAATGTTTGATCCTTCCTTCTCTAACATCAAAGTTGGAAGGTGGATGTAGTGGCGGAGAACTTATTAATGCTGTGGCTGTTGATGTCGAGACAATCCAAGGTTTCATCGTGTATATACATGATACGTGGTTAATCTTCTTGCAAATTTTCTTAGCCTTGTTAATACTATACTGTAATTTAGGACTTCTTGCAGCTTGTGGTGCGTTTGTTGTGACCTTATGTTTTATGttagcaaattttttttttatgaaatggcAAGAgaaatttcaaagaaaattaatgGGATCTAAAGACAACCGGATGAAGTCGACTATGGAGATTTTAAAGAATATGCGGGTTCTAAAGTTTCAGGGATGGGAAATGAGTTTTTTGTCGAAGATACTTCAACTTAGGGAAGTGGAGATGAAATGGCTGAAGAAGTATCTGTATAGTTCAGTAGTGTTGAATTTTTTCTGTGGATCAGGCCCTACTGTTGTGGCTTTGGTCGCTTTTGGTTCGAGTGTATATATGGGAATCCCACTTGAACTAGGGAAGATATTGTCTGCGCTTGCAACATTTCGGATTCTTCAAGAGCCGATCTTTTTGCTTCCGGATACCATATCCTTGCTAATCCAAGCTTGGGTTTCTCTTGGGAGAATTGCCACTTTTCTTTCCCTTGATGAGCTCCAAGACGATGTTTTACAGAAACTACCATTAGGTAGTTCTAATCTAGCAATTGAAATTGTTGGTGGGAGCTTTACTTGGGATAAAACTTCTTCGTCTACTATCGAAACATTAAAAGATATAAACTTTAAAGTGTCCCATGGTATGAAAGTTGGAATATGTGGTACTGTTGGTGCTGGCAAGTCAAGTTTACTTTCTTGCATTCTCGGTGAAATGCCTTGCATCTCAGGGGCAGTCAAGATGTGTGGGACGAAGGCTTATGTTCCGCAGTCACCTTGGATTCAGAGTGGTACAGTTCAAGAGAACATTTTGTTTGGGAAGCAGATGGACGCAGAAAAATATGATCAAGTACTCGGAGCTTGTTGTTTGAAGAAAGACTTGGAGATCTTGTCGTTTGGTGATCAAACTATAATCGGTGAGAGAGGTATTAATCTAAGCGGAGGACAGAAGCAAAGAATTCAAATAGCTCGTGCCTTATACCATGATGTCGACATTTATCTGTTCGATGACCCTTTTAGCGCAGTAGATGCTCATACGGGTTCTCATATATTCAAG GAAGTTTTGCATGGTCTTCTAAGTGAAAAAACTGTTCTATACGTTACCCATCAAGTTGAGTTCTTGAACACTGCTGATATAATTGTG GTTATGAAAAATGGAAGGATTGCACAAATAGGAAAGTATGATGAGATTCTAAATCCAGGGTCCGATTTCATACAACTTGTTGGTGCACGAAGTGCCACAATGTCTACACTTGATTCCAACATGGCAGCAGCAACGGATGGGAATGTCATCGTCAGGCATGGGGTTGTGAATGGTGAAGCGCATGATGAGAAAACTGCGAGTTTGGGAACTGCAGCACAGCTCATAAAAGAAGAACAAAGAGAGAAAGGTGGAGTTGGGTTTTCGGTTTATTGGAAATACGTCACAACTACATATAGAGGAGTTTTCGTGTTCTTCATAATTCTCGCAAATATTCTCTTGCAAGTTCTTCAATTAGGGAGCACCTACTGGTTAGCATGGGCAGCTCCTTCAGCCGATATCCAACCAGTTGTTAGTCGATCTACACTAATGATAGTCTATGCATCCTTCACTCTTGGTATATGTTTTTGCACCGTTTTCGTGGACATTTTTATTGTAATCATAGGATATAGAACTGCAACTACACTATTCAGGAAAATGCTTCAAAGCATTTTTCATGCTCCTATGTCATTTTTTGATGCTACACCTTCAGGAAGAATCCTCAATAGA TGCTCAAAAGATCAAAGTGCTCTAGAGACTCAAATTTCCTCCATGCTTGAGGGCGTCATATCTAACGCCATTCGACTATTGTTTATGGTTGCACTGATGTCTACTGTAGCATGGCAAGTTCTGGTCATTTTCATCCCACTGATCTTTGCTTCCATTTGGTATCAG CAATACTATATGCCGTTATCAAGAGAACTATCACGATTGAGTGGAGTCTGTGAAGCTCCGGTTATTCAATATTTTTCTGAAACAATTTCTGGAATAACAACCATCCGGAGCTTTGATCAAGAGTCAAGATTTCAACCAAGATATATGAAAATCGTAGATGCTTATTCTCGTCCTGAATTTCACAAAGCTGCTGCAATGAAATGGCTGTTGTTGCGgctggatactttctcttgcaTTACATTTGCTTTCCTCTTGGTTTTCGCTTTGTACTTTGCAGACAGAATACATCCTG TGATTGCGGGCTTAGCTGTCACTTACGGGCTCACAATAAATGGGATGCTAGCTGGGATGATATGGTGTTTATGCCACTTAGAAAACAAGATGATATCAGTGGAGAGAATTCTTCAGTATTTGACTATTCCTAGCGAAGCTCCCCAGATAATTCAATCTAAAAGGCCAGACGTTTCTTGGCCATCACACGGGGAAATTAGTATTCATAATTTGCAGGTTCGTTATGCTCCACATTTGCCGCTTGTGCTACATGGTGTGACATGCAATTTTCCTGGAGAACGGAAAACTGGTATTGTTGGAAGAACAGGAAGTGGCAAATCCACTCTGATACAAGCGCTGTTCCGAATAGTTGAACCCACAACTGGTCAGATAATAATCGATGATATAAATATCTCATCCATCGGGCTCCAAGATTTACGGTCAAGACTAAGCATAATTCCTCAAGACCCAACCATGTTTCGAGGAACTATACGGAGCAATTTGGATCCCCTTGAGCAGTATACAGATGAACAAATCTGGGAG ACCCTGGATAAGTGCCAACTTGGAGATGAAGTCAGGAAAATGGAGCAAAAGTTGGATGCCAATG TTAACGAGAATGGAGAAAACTGGAGCATGGGTCAAAGACAACTAGTTTGTCTAGGACGTGTATTACTCAAGAAAAGCAAGGTGTTGGTACTTGATGAAGCTACGGCCTCAGTTGATACAGCCACTGATAATCGTATCCAACTAACCCTTCGACAATATTTTTCTGATTGTACTATCATCACCATTGCCCACCGCATCACTTCTGTTCTCGATAGCGATGTTGTTGTGCTTCTCAGCCATG GGGTGGTTGAGGAATATGATGCCCCTGAGAGATTGTTACAAAATAAGTCATCCTTGTTTTCACAACTTGTAGCAGAATACACAACAAGGTCTTCAACTACACAAATGCCCAACTTGAC